The following coding sequences are from one Veillonella rodentium window:
- a CDS encoding HPr family phosphocarrier protein has translation MKELTVEITNESGLHARPATAFTQLAAKFASKVTIAANGKTADAKSILTVLTLGATKGTSVTLTADGADEDDALVALSEFLTTNHD, from the coding sequence ATGAAAGAATTGACAGTAGAAATTACAAATGAATCCGGTTTACATGCGCGTCCTGCGACGGCTTTCACACAATTGGCGGCAAAATTCGCATCTAAAGTTACCATTGCGGCAAATGGTAAAACAGCGGATGCCAAATCTATTTTGACCGTGTTGACATTGGGCGCTACGAAGGGTACGTCCGTTACATTGACGGCTGACGGCGCCGATGAAGACGATGCACTCGTTGCATTGAGCGAATTCTTAACTACAAATCACGACTAA
- a CDS encoding transglycosylase domain-containing protein — MTIFRFIRRALTVVVVILLAMYIYDAYHSFQGTNRESKAKSTVEQRIEQNEDTLSRLDRIVRLFTFKDKVETALAQRVPREHWVKADTIPENAKNALIAIEDKRYYNHGAIDIFGIIRAFYTNTVSGETVEGGSTITQQLVKNLFLSSKRIVTRKVEEAILAGEMEHYYSKEEILTMYLNTVYYGHNYYGIYEASHGYFGVSPSRLTLGQCALLAALPNAPNYLDPYENYEGAKARQKLVLEQMVDQGMITRAEADYAYEQDLGLIEEE; from the coding sequence ATGACAATATTTCGCTTTATTCGCCGTGCGTTGACGGTCGTCGTGGTCATACTATTGGCCATGTATATCTATGATGCGTACCATAGCTTTCAGGGGACCAATCGTGAAAGCAAGGCAAAGAGCACCGTTGAGCAACGGATAGAACAAAATGAAGATACACTGAGCAGGTTGGATCGCATTGTGCGGCTGTTTACGTTTAAGGATAAGGTGGAAACGGCTCTTGCACAGCGTGTGCCGCGGGAACACTGGGTGAAAGCGGATACCATTCCGGAAAATGCGAAAAACGCGCTCATCGCCATTGAAGACAAGCGCTATTATAATCACGGCGCTATCGATATCTTCGGCATCATTCGCGCGTTTTATACCAATACGGTGTCCGGTGAAACTGTCGAAGGGGGCAGCACCATTACGCAACAATTGGTAAAAAATCTGTTCCTGTCGTCAAAGCGTATCGTGACACGCAAGGTGGAGGAAGCCATCCTCGCCGGTGAAATGGAACATTATTATTCAAAGGAAGAAATTCTTACCATGTATCTGAATACCGTATACTATGGACATAACTATTACGGTATTTATGAAGCTTCGCACGGCTATTTCGGAGTCAGCCCGAGTCGACTTACGCTGGGGCAGTGCGCCCTGCTGGCGGCGTTGCCGAATGCGCCGAACTATCTAGATCCGTACGAGAACTATGAAGGCGCCAAGGCTCGACAAAAACTCGTGCTGGAACAGATGGTCGATCAGGGCATGATTACGCGTGCCGAAGCGGACTATGCCTATGAACAGGATTTGGGACTCATTGAGGAAGAATAG
- a CDS encoding metal-sensing transcriptional repressor translates to MKQCMDSDNLHRRLRKILGQVQAIDRMIEEDIPCEDVLSQINAAKSALHKVGQVVLEGHINHCVRDGIEHGDVEKTIRDFTKAVERFANMGK, encoded by the coding sequence ATGAAACAGTGTATGGATTCAGATAATCTACATCGTCGATTACGAAAAATTTTAGGTCAAGTGCAGGCTATCGACCGTATGATAGAAGAAGACATTCCCTGCGAAGATGTGCTGAGCCAGATTAATGCGGCCAAATCCGCACTGCACAAGGTAGGTCAGGTCGTGCTTGAGGGCCATATCAACCATTGCGTGCGTGACGGTATCGAACACGGGGACGTGGAAAAAACGATCAGAGACTTCACAAAAGCTGTAGAACGCTTTGCGAATATGGGAAAATAG
- a CDS encoding ShlB/FhaC/HecB family hemolysin secretion/activation protein translates to MKAVSVAAGCVGLAGVMCATPIVAADVPDLFIQQEAARADASLRQRAEAPMARAALLRSESPDETLNGTSIQALPQEAVSFPIEHITVISSEPVFKKYTHRLKAYTHNNIGAEGIAVLQKQLQEQILADGYMTSQVVVPNQDLQSGTLTFEIVPGYVEDIVLTNPKARTNWRSAFPVRPGHVLRRQALEQGIDQMRSVPGQDVKLSIEPGTKPLHSIVKVTVEQKGFVHGALIADNAGYESTGKYQGTVYLSFSQLAGLNDTLSAGYTKDIGHHGDGHGSKQYAVNYAVPDGNRTYRLSTYQYSYHQLIFMPEAFRSSGKTRGVEVSVEQVLNRTSRSKTAAVAKVIHKTRHSYIDDMEIGVQEQHTTALELGLSHRQYSGNTVSDVYLFYRQGIRGLGATVRGWEGLADNPTTLYKMAGLEGEIQSGVRIGHKQGVYTMRFRSQFTNQRLFGTDQFSIGGRYSVRGFSGEETLRGDSGYYIQNEWALPFRRQRITPYIGVDIGHVWGPSTATQIGHTLAGGVIGVRGTVGDAFRYDVSLGTPLKKPDGFTTDTKVWAFRGSYQF, encoded by the coding sequence ATGAAAGCAGTATCTGTTGCCGCAGGCTGTGTGGGCCTGGCCGGCGTTATGTGTGCAACGCCAATTGTGGCGGCGGATGTACCGGACTTATTTATACAACAGGAAGCGGCTCGAGCCGATGCTTCCCTGCGGCAACGCGCGGAGGCACCGATGGCGAGGGCCGCTTTGTTGCGTTCGGAATCACCTGATGAAACATTAAATGGCACCTCTATACAGGCTTTGCCGCAGGAAGCGGTATCATTCCCGATAGAGCATATTACGGTTATTTCATCGGAACCGGTTTTTAAGAAGTATACGCATCGGTTGAAGGCCTATACTCATAACAATATCGGTGCGGAGGGGATTGCTGTACTGCAAAAGCAGTTACAAGAACAGATTCTTGCCGATGGATATATGACGAGTCAAGTGGTGGTGCCGAATCAGGATTTACAATCGGGCACACTTACGTTTGAGATTGTACCGGGATATGTGGAAGATATTGTTCTTACGAACCCGAAAGCTCGCACTAATTGGCGAAGCGCCTTTCCCGTACGGCCCGGGCATGTATTGCGGAGACAGGCGTTAGAACAGGGTATAGATCAGATGCGCAGTGTGCCGGGACAGGATGTGAAGCTCAGTATTGAGCCCGGAACAAAGCCCCTTCATTCTATTGTGAAAGTAACGGTAGAGCAAAAAGGATTTGTGCATGGCGCACTGATAGCGGATAATGCCGGTTATGAATCGACAGGAAAATACCAGGGGACCGTGTATCTGTCATTCAGTCAATTGGCAGGCCTTAACGATACCTTATCAGCCGGTTATACGAAGGATATCGGTCACCATGGTGACGGACATGGCTCGAAACAGTATGCCGTAAATTATGCGGTGCCCGACGGGAACCGGACGTATCGACTGTCGACGTATCAATATAGTTACCATCAATTGATATTCATGCCGGAAGCGTTCCGCTCTTCGGGGAAGACCCGCGGTGTCGAGGTTTCCGTGGAGCAGGTGCTGAACCGGACGAGTCGCTCCAAGACAGCCGCTGTCGCTAAGGTGATTCATAAGACACGACATAGTTATATTGATGATATGGAAATCGGTGTGCAGGAACAACATACGACGGCATTGGAACTGGGACTGTCCCATCGTCAGTACAGCGGGAACACCGTGTCCGACGTATACCTCTTCTATCGGCAGGGGATACGTGGGTTAGGCGCTACGGTGCGCGGCTGGGAAGGTTTGGCAGATAATCCGACTACATTATATAAAATGGCGGGACTGGAAGGCGAAATACAAAGCGGTGTACGCATCGGTCATAAACAGGGCGTGTATACGATGCGTTTCAGAAGCCAATTTACCAATCAACGTCTGTTCGGGACCGATCAGTTCAGTATCGGGGGACGGTATTCCGTACGCGGTTTCAGTGGGGAGGAAACGCTTCGTGGTGACTCCGGTTACTATATTCAAAATGAATGGGCCTTACCGTTCAGACGACAACGGATCACTCCGTATATCGGTGTAGATATAGGTCATGTATGGGGACCGTCAACAGCGACACAAATCGGTCATACATTAGCGGGCGGTGTTATCGGTGTTCGTGGGACTGTCGGCGATGCGTTTCGCTATGATGTGTCATTAGGGACACCGCTCAAGAAGCCGGACGGCTTTACGACTGATACAAAAGTATGGGCGTTTAGAGGCAGTTACCAATTTTAA